A stretch of the Flavobacterium sp. 5 genome encodes the following:
- the ftsH gene encoding ATP-dependent zinc metalloprotease FtsH — translation MAKDNNPNSNNFKVSPWLVYTAIILIFLGISFATGGSNFQEPAQLTSSKFNSYLEKGQIDKVIVYNKSEAEVFLNQKALSDPEHKKVAKDILDRPNKGPHYSFDIGNDQIFQTKLEKAVAEGKLKDFNFLPKSNWTDILISLLPIIIIIGVWIFIMRKMSGGPGGGGGQIFNIGKSKAKLFDEKTDIKTTFKDVAGLEGAKEEIQEIVEFLKNPEKYTNLGGKIPKGALLVGPPGTGKTLLAKAVAGEAQVPFFSLSGSDFVEMFVGVGASRVRDLFKQAKEKSPAIIFIDEIDAVGRARGKSNMSGGNDERENTLNQLLTEMDGFGTNSNVIVLAATNRADVLDKALMRAGRFDRQIFVDLPDIRERAEIFQVHLAPIKKVENLDLDFLAKQTPGFSGADIANVCNEAALIAARNNKTAVDKQDFLDAVDRIIGGLEKKNKIITPEEKRAIAIHEAGHATVSWMLEHAAPLIKVTIVPRGQSLGAAWYLPEERQIVRTDQMLDEMCATMGGRAAEKVTFDRISTGALSDLEKVTRQARAMVTIYGLNDKIGNVTYYDSSGQSEYSFSKPYSDETAKIIDAEISELIEGQYKRAIEILEENKDKLNQLADILIEKEVIFKDDLEAIFGKRTFDKNLGEVVS, via the coding sequence ATGGCTAAAGATAATAATCCAAATTCGAATAATTTTAAGGTAAGTCCTTGGTTAGTATATACTGCAATCATATTAATTTTTTTAGGAATAAGTTTTGCAACTGGTGGATCAAACTTTCAAGAGCCAGCTCAATTAACATCTTCAAAATTTAATTCCTATTTAGAAAAAGGACAAATTGACAAGGTAATTGTTTATAATAAAAGTGAAGCTGAAGTTTTTTTAAATCAAAAAGCTCTAAGCGATCCTGAACATAAAAAAGTTGCTAAAGACATATTAGACAGACCCAACAAAGGACCTCATTATTCTTTCGACATAGGGAATGATCAAATTTTTCAAACTAAATTGGAAAAAGCTGTTGCTGAAGGCAAATTGAAAGATTTTAATTTTTTACCAAAAAGCAATTGGACAGATATATTAATAAGCCTATTACCTATAATAATAATAATTGGTGTTTGGATCTTTATTATGAGAAAAATGTCAGGTGGCCCAGGTGGTGGAGGCGGTCAAATTTTCAATATTGGAAAATCAAAAGCTAAACTTTTTGATGAAAAAACAGATATCAAAACTACATTTAAAGACGTAGCTGGATTAGAAGGTGCTAAAGAAGAAATACAAGAGATTGTAGAATTCCTTAAAAACCCTGAAAAATATACTAATTTAGGAGGTAAAATTCCCAAAGGAGCATTATTAGTAGGACCTCCAGGAACAGGAAAAACCTTATTAGCCAAAGCTGTTGCAGGAGAAGCGCAAGTACCTTTCTTCTCTCTATCTGGTTCTGATTTTGTAGAAATGTTCGTAGGAGTTGGCGCTTCACGTGTACGTGATCTTTTTAAACAAGCCAAAGAAAAATCTCCAGCAATTATTTTCATTGATGAAATTGACGCTGTTGGTAGAGCTAGAGGTAAAAGCAATATGTCTGGTGGTAATGACGAAAGAGAGAATACTCTTAATCAATTACTAACTGAAATGGATGGTTTTGGAACTAATTCTAATGTAATTGTTTTAGCAGCAACCAATAGAGCTGATGTCCTAGACAAAGCCTTAATGCGTGCTGGACGTTTTGACAGACAAATTTTTGTTGACTTACCAGATATTCGTGAAAGAGCTGAAATTTTTCAGGTTCACTTAGCTCCAATCAAAAAAGTAGAGAATCTTGACCTTGATTTTCTTGCAAAACAAACTCCAGGTTTTTCTGGAGCAGATATTGCTAATGTTTGTAACGAAGCGGCCTTGATTGCAGCACGTAACAATAAAACAGCAGTTGACAAACAAGATTTCCTTGATGCTGTAGATAGAATTATTGGTGGTCTTGAAAAGAAAAACAAAATCATCACTCCTGAAGAGAAAAGAGCAATTGCAATTCACGAAGCAGGTCATGCAACTGTAAGCTGGATGCTTGAACATGCAGCGCCACTTATCAAAGTAACTATCGTACCTCGTGGACAAAGTTTAGGAGCTGCCTGGTATCTTCCAGAAGAAAGACAGATCGTAAGAACTGATCAAATGTTAGACGAAATGTGCGCTACTATGGGTGGAAGAGCAGCTGAGAAAGTAACTTTTGACAGGATTTCGACTGGAGCACTTAGTGATTTAGAAAAAGTAACGCGTCAAGCACGTGCTATGGTAACTATTTATGGTTTGAATGACAAAATAGGAAATGTTACCTATTATGATTCATCTGGACAAAGTGAATACAGTTTTTCTAAACCATATTCTGATGAAACAGCCAAAATAATTGATGCTGAAATTTCAGAATTAATTGAAGGACAGTACAAAAGAGCAATTGAAATTTTAGAAGAAAACAAAGACAAGTTAAATCAATTAGCTGATATCTTGATCGAAAAAGAAGTAATCTTCAAAGATGACTTAGAAGCTATATTTGGAAAAAGAACTTTTGACAAAAACTTAGGTGAAGTAGTTTCATAA
- the rsfS gene encoding ribosome silencing factor: MAKKTINNDALLANIIKGIEEVKGSDIDILDLREIDTAVCDYFVICNGNSNTQVNAIVNSIQKTVSKDLKDKPWHVEGSDVAEWVLMDYVHIVVHVFQKHIREYYNIESLWGDAKITKIENKY, translated from the coding sequence ATGGCGAAAAAGACTATAAACAATGATGCTCTATTAGCAAACATCATAAAAGGAATAGAAGAAGTAAAAGGAAGTGATATAGATATTCTAGATTTAAGAGAAATAGACACTGCTGTTTGTGACTATTTTGTAATATGCAATGGTAACTCAAATACTCAAGTGAATGCTATTGTTAATTCAATTCAAAAAACAGTTTCTAAAGATTTAAAAGACAAACCTTGGCATGTGGAAGGTTCTGATGTAGCCGAATGGGTATTAATGGATTATGTTCATATTGTAGTGCACGTATTTCAAAAACATATCCGTGAATATTACAACATAGAAAGTCTTTGGGGTGATGCTAAGATCACTAAAATCGAAAACAAATATTAA
- a CDS encoding biotin--[acetyl-CoA-carboxylase] ligase, with protein MKLIKLDAIDSTNDFLKGLSNKQEVQNFTVVTAETQLKGKGQMGSKWDSESGKNLIMSALVKGFLFDHEAVFNLNVVVSLAVIRALKKYNIPELSIKWPNDIMSANKKIGGILIENSIKGDGTITSIVGLGLNVNQLNFHNLPRASSLALICNANFDKEEILFAIVSELEAMIIDYDAKSSFLWTEYSNELFKTGIPTAFSDENEINFMGIIKGVSAVGKLQILLEDDSICEYNLKEVQMLY; from the coding sequence ATGAAGTTAATCAAACTCGATGCCATAGATTCTACAAATGATTTTCTAAAAGGTTTATCGAACAAACAAGAGGTTCAAAATTTCACAGTAGTTACCGCTGAAACTCAATTGAAAGGGAAGGGGCAAATGGGATCAAAATGGGATTCTGAGTCAGGTAAAAATCTTATAATGAGTGCTTTGGTTAAGGGTTTTTTGTTTGATCATGAAGCTGTTTTTAACCTTAATGTAGTGGTTTCACTAGCTGTAATCAGAGCTTTGAAAAAATATAATATTCCTGAATTAAGTATCAAATGGCCTAACGACATTATGTCAGCCAATAAGAAGATTGGTGGCATATTGATTGAGAATAGTATCAAAGGCGATGGAACTATCACTTCGATTGTTGGATTAGGACTAAATGTTAATCAATTGAATTTTCATAATTTACCAAGAGCTTCTTCGTTAGCCTTAATTTGTAATGCTAATTTTGATAAAGAAGAAATTCTTTTTGCAATAGTTTCAGAGTTGGAAGCAATGATAATAGATTATGATGCAAAATCTTCTTTTTTATGGACGGAATATTCAAATGAATTGTTCAAAACTGGCATTCCAACAGCTTTTTCGGATGAAAATGAAATCAATTTTATGGGAATTATAAAAGGAGTTTCCGCTGTGGGAAAACTTCAAATTCTATTAGAAGACGATAGTATTTGTGAATACAATCTCAAAGAAGTGCAGATGTTGTACTAA
- a CDS encoding orotate phosphoribosyltransferase, which translates to MNLESPKVTVEKSAQELFNLLIDVKNFEKLMPDNIAKFEITGEDAFIFGLKGMPEIKLKMKDKIAPNKVVLGAASDKLPFTLVANIDTISEQSSAVQLNFEGEFNTMMAMMIKGPISKFIETLANNMTKL; encoded by the coding sequence ATGAATTTAGAAAGCCCTAAGGTTACCGTTGAAAAATCTGCACAGGAATTATTTAATTTATTAATCGATGTAAAAAACTTCGAAAAATTAATGCCGGATAATATTGCAAAATTTGAAATTACAGGTGAAGACGCTTTTATTTTTGGATTAAAAGGAATGCCGGAAATTAAATTAAAAATGAAAGATAAAATAGCACCAAACAAAGTAGTTTTGGGCGCTGCAAGTGATAAACTTCCATTTACTTTAGTAGCTAACATTGATACTATTTCCGAACAATCAAGCGCAGTACAACTAAATTTTGAAGGTGAATTCAATACAATGATGGCAATGATGATAAAAGGTCCAATTTCAAAATTCATTGAAACTTTAGCCAACAACATGACAAAACTGTAA
- the pyrE gene encoding orotate phosphoribosyltransferase yields the protein MIFNKDTAEKTAELLLQINAIKLNPGNPFTWASGWKSPIYCDNRLILSFPAIRNYVRDEFSKNIEKQFGKPDVIAGVATGAIGIGMLVAESMGLPFVYVRPEPKKHGRQNQVEGFLQKGQSVVIIEDLISTGNSSLLAVDGLREAGAVIKGMAAIFTYGFDVADQNFKNAEIDLYTLSNYQNLLNLAVAKSYITEKEEQTLREWNVSPSTWNI from the coding sequence ATGATTTTTAATAAAGATACAGCCGAAAAAACAGCCGAATTGCTTTTGCAAATAAATGCAATTAAATTGAATCCAGGAAATCCTTTTACATGGGCTTCTGGATGGAAATCGCCAATATATTGCGATAATCGTTTAATCCTCTCGTTTCCAGCCATACGAAATTATGTTAGAGACGAATTTTCTAAAAACATCGAAAAACAATTTGGAAAACCAGATGTAATTGCAGGTGTAGCCACTGGAGCAATAGGCATCGGAATGCTAGTTGCCGAGAGCATGGGATTACCTTTTGTATATGTTCGACCAGAACCCAAAAAACATGGCCGTCAAAATCAAGTAGAAGGTTTTTTACAAAAAGGACAAAGCGTAGTAATTATAGAAGATTTAATCAGTACTGGAAACAGTAGCCTACTTGCCGTTGATGGCTTACGGGAAGCAGGAGCAGTTATAAAAGGTATGGCAGCTATATTCACTTACGGATTTGATGTGGCAGACCAAAACTTCAAAAATGCTGAAATCGATTTATACACACTGAGTAATTATCAAAATTTATTGAATTTGGCAGTTGCAAAAAGTTATATAACCGAAAAAGAAGAGCAAACTTTGAGAGAATGGAATGTTAGTCCATCAACTTGGAATATATAA
- a CDS encoding NUDIX hydrolase, which translates to MYKVFVNDKPLFLTNQISKETDFQLFLLDSIDVEQLIVKIFQNKINKAYLYHPDESLIMKTLKAKIPVNKAGGGLVYNKNREVLFIFRNGKWDLPKGGTNKGEDIENTAMREVEEETGVDGLKIIEKLQKTYHVFKRNGKYKLKITHWFEMETDFEGTPIGQIEEGIEKVAWLNPEQIKEALKNSYENIKLLFEEQ; encoded by the coding sequence ATGTATAAAGTTTTTGTTAACGACAAACCACTTTTTTTGACAAATCAAATCTCTAAGGAGACCGATTTTCAACTTTTTTTGCTGGACAGTATTGATGTAGAGCAACTTATAGTGAAAATATTTCAAAATAAAATTAATAAAGCGTATTTGTATCATCCAGATGAGAGCTTAATTATGAAAACTTTGAAAGCCAAAATTCCAGTAAATAAAGCTGGCGGAGGTTTAGTCTATAATAAAAATAGAGAGGTTTTGTTTATTTTTAGAAATGGAAAATGGGATTTGCCTAAAGGAGGGACTAATAAAGGTGAAGATATTGAAAACACCGCTATGCGGGAAGTAGAAGAAGAAACAGGCGTAGATGGATTGAAAATTATTGAAAAACTTCAAAAAACCTACCATGTTTTTAAACGTAATGGAAAATACAAATTAAAAATTACACATTGGTTTGAAATGGAAACTGATTTCGAAGGAACACCAATTGGTCAAATTGAAGAAGGTATCGAAAAAGTTGCATGGCTGAATCCAGAGCAAATCAAAGAAGCATTGAAAAACTCGTATGAAAATATAAAATTATTGTTCGAAGAGCAATAA
- a CDS encoding aldo/keto reductase: MNNFSVGLGTAAIGRPLYINIQQNVREIFDLEIFKAKGIEVLETAYKKGIRYYDTAPGYGLAEELLADWIKTKKDQTIEVATKWGYVYTANFDPNASIHEVKDHSIEQLIQQWEVSKELLPNLSTLQIHSATFDTGVLENEAVLQKLAQIKKQYHIRIGVTTSGDNQVDVLRKALEIAVDNQPLFDVFQVTYNILEQSLATILDLIKKKGNRIIIKEGLANGRLLPNPNYPHYLKLYNVLEQLAAKYEIGVDAVALRFCIQTIEPFMVLSGASDSYQLEENWKLNNFELSEEEIKQLQSFRVQSTDYWLERKKLKWH, encoded by the coding sequence ATGAACAATTTTTCAGTAGGATTAGGCACTGCAGCCATAGGTCGTCCATTATATATTAACATCCAACAAAATGTAAGAGAAATTTTTGACTTAGAAATTTTCAAAGCCAAAGGAATTGAAGTTTTAGAAACAGCTTACAAAAAAGGAATCCGCTATTATGATACTGCTCCAGGTTATGGCTTAGCCGAAGAATTACTTGCTGACTGGATAAAAACTAAAAAGGATCAAACAATAGAAGTAGCTACTAAATGGGGGTATGTTTATACCGCTAATTTTGATCCAAATGCGAGTATTCACGAAGTAAAAGACCATAGTATTGAACAATTGATACAGCAATGGGAGGTTTCCAAAGAATTACTTCCAAATCTTTCTACATTACAGATTCACTCTGCTACTTTTGATACTGGAGTGTTAGAAAATGAAGCTGTTTTACAAAAACTAGCTCAAATCAAAAAGCAATATCATATTCGAATTGGAGTCACAACTTCAGGCGATAATCAAGTGGATGTCTTGAGAAAAGCATTAGAAATTGCTGTTGATAACCAACCACTTTTTGATGTTTTTCAAGTTACTTATAACATCTTAGAACAAAGTTTAGCAACAATTTTGGATCTTATAAAAAAGAAGGGCAATCGAATTATCATTAAAGAAGGGCTTGCTAACGGCAGACTTTTACCCAATCCCAATTATCCGCATTATCTCAAGTTATATAATGTATTAGAGCAACTGGCTGCCAAATATGAAATTGGAGTTGACGCTGTTGCCTTGCGTTTTTGCATTCAAACAATTGAACCCTTTATGGTTTTAAGTGGAGCATCTGACAGTTATCAATTGGAAGAAAATTGGAAACTAAATAATTTTGAATTATCCGAAGAAGAAATCAAACAACTTCAATCTTTTCGCGTTCAATCAACTGATTATTGGCTAGAAAGAAAAAAATTAAAATGGCATTAA
- a CDS encoding DEAD/DEAH box helicase has translation MNKKHHSNNILLNLGIESLNEMQEVAQDVILNDNNVLLLSPTGSGKTLAFLLPIFEMLQPEILSVQCLILVPSRELGLQIEQVWKKMGTDYKVNVCYGGHSIDTEIKNLSNPPAVLIGTPGRIADHIDRGTFRLDKIQTLILDEFDKSLQLGFHEQMSFIIGKLSKLNKRVLVSATSDIEIPKYTRVVNPTILDFIPTEEEQVSNLSTRMVISKSKDKIESLFNLICSLKSQSAIVFCNHRDAAERISDTLNEKGIYATYYHGGMDQEERERALIQFRNGSVSYLITTDLAARGLDIPEMKHVIHYHLPLKEDEFTHRNGRTARMQASGTAYLIVNESEKKLDYVDYGMAILNVENVTNLPKPPEFQTIYISGGKKNKLNKIDIVGFFSQKGKLEKGDLGLIEVKDFISFAAVKFNKVRDLLHAIKDEKMKGKKFKIEVARKVIKKEEE, from the coding sequence ATGAATAAGAAACACCATTCCAACAATATATTACTAAATTTAGGCATCGAAAGCTTAAACGAAATGCAAGAAGTTGCACAAGATGTTATTTTAAATGATAATAATGTTTTATTGCTTTCTCCAACGGGTTCTGGAAAAACACTAGCTTTTTTACTTCCTATTTTCGAAATGTTACAACCTGAAATTCTATCGGTTCAATGTTTAATTCTTGTGCCATCACGTGAACTAGGATTGCAAATTGAACAAGTCTGGAAAAAAATGGGAACTGATTATAAAGTGAATGTATGTTACGGAGGACATTCTATTGATACCGAAATTAAAAATTTGAGTAACCCTCCAGCAGTTTTAATAGGAACACCAGGGCGAATTGCGGATCATATAGATCGAGGAACTTTTCGATTGGATAAAATTCAAACGTTAATTCTGGATGAGTTTGATAAATCTTTGCAACTAGGTTTCCATGAACAAATGTCTTTTATAATTGGAAAACTTAGCAAACTCAACAAACGTGTTTTGGTTTCGGCGACTTCTGATATTGAGATTCCAAAATATACAAGAGTAGTCAATCCTACGATTTTAGATTTTATCCCAACAGAAGAAGAACAAGTAAGTAATTTGTCGACCAGAATGGTTATTTCTAAATCTAAAGACAAAATTGAAAGTTTGTTCAATTTAATTTGTTCATTGAAATCACAGTCGGCGATTGTTTTTTGTAATCATCGCGATGCTGCAGAACGAATTAGTGATACTTTAAATGAAAAAGGAATTTATGCGACCTATTATCATGGGGGTATGGATCAAGAAGAACGAGAAAGAGCATTAATTCAGTTTCGTAATGGAAGTGTAAGCTATTTGATTACTACTGATTTGGCAGCACGCGGATTAGATATTCCCGAAATGAAACACGTAATTCATTATCATTTACCACTAAAAGAAGATGAATTTACTCACAGGAACGGTCGTACTGCTCGTATGCAAGCTTCGGGAACTGCTTATCTTATTGTAAATGAAAGTGAAAAAAAACTGGATTATGTGGATTATGGCATGGCAATTTTAAATGTAGAAAATGTTACAAATTTGCCTAAACCACCCGAATTTCAAACGATTTACATTAGTGGAGGTAAGAAAAACAAATTAAATAAAATAGACATAGTTGGTTTCTTTTCTCAAAAAGGAAAACTAGAAAAAGGAGATTTGGGTTTGATAGAAGTGAAGGATTTTATCTCTTTTGCAGCAGTAAAATTCAATAAAGTTAGAGATTTATTACATGCTATTAAAGATGAAAAAATGAAAGGGAAAAAGTTTAAGATTGAAGTTGCCAGAAAGGTTATTAAAAAAGAGGAAGAGTAG
- a CDS encoding alkylphosphonate utilization protein — protein sequence MSFERELNKRSGSQCELCAATENLKEYQVLPTQKGGLDESIYACSTCIDQIENPGHEDLNHWRSLNDSMWSEHIPVQVVAWRMLSRLRSNGWPQELLEQMYFDEDTLAWAQATGEGEEDENKIVHRDVNGVILTHGDSVVLIKDLKVKGSSMVAKQGTSVRNIRLDHENAEYIEGKVDGQQIVIITQYVKKI from the coding sequence ATGAGCTTTGAAAGAGAATTAAATAAACGCAGTGGTTCACAATGTGAATTATGTGCTGCAACCGAAAATTTAAAAGAATACCAAGTATTACCTACTCAAAAAGGTGGATTAGATGAAAGTATCTACGCTTGCTCTACTTGTATAGACCAAATAGAAAATCCTGGTCATGAAGATTTAAACCACTGGAGATCCCTTAATGATAGTATGTGGAGCGAACATATTCCGGTGCAAGTTGTAGCTTGGAGAATGTTGAGCCGTTTACGCAGCAATGGCTGGCCACAAGAATTGTTAGAACAAATGTATTTTGACGAAGATACTTTAGCATGGGCTCAAGCCACAGGCGAAGGTGAAGAAGATGAAAACAAAATCGTACATCGCGATGTAAATGGTGTCATTTTAACTCATGGGGATTCAGTAGTGTTAATCAAAGATTTAAAAGTAAAAGGTTCGAGTATGGTAGCCAAACAAGGAACTTCTGTTCGTAACATACGTTTAGACCACGAAAATGCCGAATACATAGAAGGAAAAGTCGATGGACAACAAATTGTAATTATTACACAATACGTTAAGAAAATATAG
- the coaD gene encoding pantetheine-phosphate adenylyltransferase, whose amino-acid sequence MKKAIFPGSFDPITLGHEDIIRRGISLFDEIVIAIGINAEKKYMFSLEDRKRFIEETFKDEPKVSVITYEGLTIDLCKKIKADFILRGLRNPADFEFEKAIAHTNRRMSKIETVFLLTAAKTSFISSSIVRDVLRNNGEYQLLVPEAVRVKK is encoded by the coding sequence ATGAAAAAAGCCATATTCCCAGGATCGTTTGATCCTATCACATTAGGTCACGAAGATATTATTAGAAGAGGAATTTCCTTGTTTGATGAAATTGTAATCGCGATTGGAATCAATGCTGAAAAAAAATATATGTTTTCGCTTGAAGACAGAAAGCGCTTTATTGAAGAAACATTCAAAGATGAACCAAAGGTTTCTGTTATTACTTATGAAGGATTGACTATTGATTTATGCAAAAAAATCAAAGCCGATTTTATTTTGAGAGGTCTTCGTAATCCTGCCGATTTCGAATTCGAAAAAGCAATTGCCCACACAAATAGAAGGATGTCTAAAATTGAAACTGTGTTTTTATTAACAGCTGCAAAAACTTCTTTTATAAGTTCTAGTATCGTAAGAGATGTTTTGCGCAATAACGGAGAATATCAATTATTAGTTCCTGAAGCAGTACGTGTTAAAAAATAG
- a CDS encoding TMEM175 family protein has product MNKTRIEAFSDGVLAIIITIMVLEIKAPEEDTFESLTHLIPVFLSYVLSFIYVGIYWNNHHHMFQVVKKVNGSILWGNLFLLFWLSLIPFATSWIGEHHFAAVPMSIYGFILLICSIAYNMLQNKIIKLEGKDSILHRAVENDFKGKISTIAYLLAIPLAFLSPWISGLLYIAVAMLWIIPDSRIEKQLN; this is encoded by the coding sequence ATGAACAAAACAAGAATTGAAGCCTTTAGTGATGGCGTATTAGCAATTATCATTACCATTATGGTTTTGGAAATAAAAGCGCCTGAAGAAGACACTTTTGAATCCTTAACACATTTAATTCCAGTTTTCCTGAGCTATGTTTTGAGTTTTATTTACGTAGGAATTTATTGGAACAATCATCATCACATGTTTCAGGTAGTTAAAAAAGTGAATGGCTCAATTTTGTGGGGCAATCTTTTTTTACTCTTTTGGCTGTCCTTAATTCCATTTGCTACAAGTTGGATTGGTGAACATCATTTTGCAGCTGTACCAATGAGTATATATGGTTTTATCCTGCTGATATGCTCTATAGCTTATAATATGCTTCAAAATAAAATTATAAAACTAGAAGGTAAAGATTCGATTTTGCATCGTGCAGTTGAAAACGACTTCAAAGGTAAAATATCAACTATAGCATATCTTTTGGCTATTCCATTAGCTTTTTTGTCTCCTTGGATTTCTGGTTTACTTTATATTGCAGTGGCAATGCTTTGGATTATCCCAGATTCAAGAATTGAAAAACAACTAAATTAA